A DNA window from Onychostoma macrolepis isolate SWU-2019 chromosome 13, ASM1243209v1, whole genome shotgun sequence contains the following coding sequences:
- the LOC131551884 gene encoding CD276 antigen-like, whose amino-acid sequence MLWLLFCVVDVLVASFEVTVTNKHLLAIRGHPAVLGCEFTPDPDPDLSSLVVTWQRQEDARVVHSFYYQQDQLDRQSVKYHNRTSLYISELHKGNASLRIAAVRPKDAGLYLCIVSNTKGTGRALIQVTYGALYSEPRLSIHVNSSALKVQFETEGFPKPEVIWLGEHDQNLSYHLEIHGQTEDGLYFIKSICEAQKPVVNITFTLKNHLLNQNLQRPVFLGYDENTTDHMIIILAVLSVVCILLVIGIICLAVQKQNKQRSSL is encoded by the exons ATGCTTTGGCTCCTTTTTTGCGTCGTGGATGTTCTTGTGG CTTCTTTTGAGGTGACTGTCACTAATAAACATCTGCTGGCAATCCGAGGTCATCCAGCTGTACTGGGCTGTGAGTTCACACCTGATCCTGATCCTGACCTGTCCAGTCTGGTGGTTACCTGGCAACGTCAGGAGGATGCGCGGGTTGTCCACAGTTTCTATTATCAACAGGACCAATTGGACCGACAGAGTGTAAAATACCACAATCGGACCTCATTGTATATTTCAGAGCTTCATAAAGGAAATGCCTCTCTAAGAATTGCAGCAGTTAGACCGAAAGATGCAGGGTTATACCTGTGCATAGTGAGCAATACAAAGGGAACAGGAAGAGCCTTGATTCAAGTGACTTATGGAG CTCTTTACTCTGAGCCCAGGTTAAGCATCCATGTAAACTCCTCTGCTTTGAAAGTGCAGTTTGAGACAGAAGGTTTTCCCAAACCTGAGGTGATCTGGCTGGGGGAACATGACCAGAACCTCAGCTATCACCTGGAGATCCACGGCCAGACAGAAGATGGACTTTATTTCATAAAGAGCATCTGTGAGGCCCAGAAGCCAGTggttaatatcacatttacactAAAGAACCACCTCCTTAACCAGAACCTGCAGAGACCAGTTTTCCTCGGCTATG ATGAGAACACCACAGACCATATGATCATAATACTTGCTGTCCTCTCAGTGGTTTGCATTCTTCTGGTTATTGGCATCATTTGTTTAGCGGTGCAGAAGCAGAACAAGCAGAGATCTTCCCTGTGA